The proteins below come from a single Mya arenaria isolate MELC-2E11 chromosome 8, ASM2691426v1 genomic window:
- the LOC128242784 gene encoding uncharacterized protein LOC128242784 has translation MEVPGKKRDPDLDKGSADATVYCQPCEEGGKRAVAQGFCQTCEEYMCAPCVEYHKRLKMSRNHILLSKDRMPSFYPTTKKSAIADTDYCNNHPKEMIKFYCPTHGDLGCGDCVVLDHRNCKVDYIADVAKEFVTGKSFRELEPSIKRAKDILSGFIRNVKELFGDVKNQSKVEIDKLRKFRAEINTYLDRRENELLDNIKKVNTEDENALSALKTDCELTKTGLEAMRTELTSGDVSVNQRYVASRRSQKELRRIYDNMEKMADRMNARKYLFTKDADTERLLGSKRGLGTLDVAGEFRKNIPVPDLSTVTWKNGADIHVRAPQGQETCIITGLALLSPGLFLLTDHGNSCAKLVDATTRAVTSRLELPGGPWDVCALPDDQAAVTLPFKSMIQLMSTKGGQLSRGKEIKVSFGCYGIAYYNNRPAY, from the exons ATGGAGGTACCCGGAAAGAAGcgtgaccctgaccttgacaAGGGTTCCGCTGACGCCACGGTCTACTGCCAGCCGTGTGAAGAAGGCGGTAAACGCGCTGTGGCCCAGGGCTTCTGTCAGACCTGCGAGGAGTACATGTGCGCTCCCTGTGTCGAATACCATAAGAGATTGAAGATGTCTAGGAACCACATTTTGCTGTCCAAAGATAGGATGCCCTCCTTCTACCCGACAACGAAAAAATCAGCTATCGCCGACACGGATTATTGTAACAACCATCCGAAGGAGATGATCAAATTTTATTGCCCGACCCACGGAGACCTTGGCTGTGGTGATTGTGTCGTACTCGACCATCGCAACTGTAAAGTTGACTATATCGCTGATGTGGCTAAAGAATTCGTCACTGGAAAATCATTCAGAGAGCTGGAGCCATCGATTAAACGAGCTAAAGATATTTTATCCGGGTTTATAAGAAACGTCAAGGAGCTCTTTGGTGATGTCAAAAACCAGTCGAAGGTTGAGATAGATAAACTGCGGAAGTTCCGTGCAGAAATAAACACTTATCTAGACCGGCGCGAGAATGAGTTGCTCGACAACATCAAGAAGGTTAATACCGAGGATGAGAACGCGCTGTCTGCACTTAAGACCGATTGTGAGTTGACGAAAACCGGACTTGAGGCCATGAGGACGGAACTTACTTCCGGTGACGTCTCGGTCAATCAGCGGTACGTGGCATCAAGGAGAAGCCAGAAGGAGCTACGGAGAATTTATGATAATATGGAGAAGATGGCTGATAGGATGAACGCCCGGAAGTACCTGTTTACTAAGGACGCGGACACGGAGCGGCTACTGGGTTCGAAAAGGGGCCTTGGAACACTTGACGTTGCGGGAGAGTTTCGAAAGAATA TTCCAGTTCCTGACCTATCTACTGTAACATGGAAGAATGGAGCAGACATCCACGTCAGAGCGCCACAAGGCCAGGAAACCTGCATTATTACCGGCCTCGCCCTGCTGTCTCCCGGTCTCTTCCTTCTGACTGACCACGGTAACAGCTGTGCCAAACTGGTGGACGCCACCACCCGCGCCGTCACGTCCCGACTCGAACTGCCAGGCGGGCCCTGGGACGTGTGTGCGCTTCCTGATGACCAGGCCGCTGTCACTCTCCCGTTTAAGTCCATGATACAACTGATGTCTACGAAAGGAGGGCAGTTGTCGCGTGGAAAGGAAATTAAAGTATCATTTGGGTGTTATGGTATTGCATACTACAACAATAGACCCGCGTATTGA
- the LOC128242786 gene encoding uncharacterized protein LOC128242786: MTLDGLITSKFQTVYGRQTFKCPYYLTVSASTPPTLFVSDYTADTVLQLSLDGKALQEYSDNKLKYPKSVVAVGPGQLLVCGNGSHNMVLLTERDGKMVEILGHKDGLSKPYSVSFCSDTRTIVVGMYTIDSLKVIFSINLISG, encoded by the exons ATGACATTGGATGGGCTTATTACCAGTAAATTTCAAACAGTGTATGGAAGACAAACTTTCAAATGCCCATACTACCTGACTGTGTCAGCTTCCACACCACCGACCCTGTTCGTGTCTGACTACACTGCTGACACCGTCCTCCAGCTGTCTCTAGACGGGAAGGCCCTGCAAGAGTACAGTGACAATAAGCTCAAATATCCCAAGTCCGTGGTGGCGGTAGGTCCGGGTCAGCTGCTCGTGTGTGGGAATGGTAGCCACAACATGGTGCTGCTGACGGAGAGGGACGGCAAGATGGTGGAAATACTTGGACATAAGGACGGACTGTCTAAACCCTACTCTGTGTCCTTCTGTTCCGACACACGTACGATAGTTGTTGGGATGTACACGATTGACTCACTGAAG GTCATCTTTTCAATCAATCTGATAAGTGGTTAG
- the LOC128244320 gene encoding uncharacterized protein LOC128244320 translates to MGKDKVMGKGEGWGKGEGWGKGEGWGNGEGCGKIEGWGKGEGWGKGEEWQREKDGVREKDEVREKDGGEGLGKEEEWGKGEGLTKGEGWGKGEGWGKGEGWAKGEGWGKGEEWGKGEGWEKGEGWGKGERWGKGEELVKGEGRGKIEGWG, encoded by the exons ATGGGGAAAGATAAAGTGATGGGGAAGGGAGAGGGATGGGGAAAGGGAGAAGGATGGGGTAAGGGAGAGGGATGGGGTAATGGAGAGGGATGCGGAAAGATAGAGGGATGGGGAAAGGGAGAGGGATGGGGAAAGGGGGAGGAATGGCAAAGGGAGAAGGATGGGGTAAGGGAGAAGGATGAGGTGAGGGAGAAAGATGGG GGAGAGGGATTGGGTAAGGAAGAGGAATGGGGTAAGGGAGAGGGATTGACAAAGGGAGAAGGATGGGGAAAGGGAGAAGGATGGGGTAAAGGAGAGGGATGGGCAAAGGGAGAAGGATGGGGAAAGGGAGAAGAATGGGGTAAGGGAGAGGGATGGGAAAAGGGAGAGGGATGGGGTAAGGGAGAACGATGGGGTAAAGGAGAGGAATTGGTAAAGGGAGAGGGACGGGGAAAGATAGAGGGATGGGGATAG
- the LOC128244321 gene encoding zinc finger CCCH domain-containing protein 13-like, with the protein MEKDWEREWEGEREGDGEKERDGEKERGFGKGRNGERERDGQRAKERQREGVWQWESDGECEWEGKKERDGERRGMGKWEGLGKESDGERDRDRDQEREREGWKRKRDGERKRTGRGTVGSGNGEELGNGSGFEKGEEFGGKKRNGGNEGDEKRERSGEWDRNG; encoded by the exons ATGGAGAAGGATTGGGAAAGAGAGTGGGAAGGGGAAAGGGAGGGAGATGGGGAAAAAGAGAGGGATGGGGAAAAGGAGAGAGGTTTTGGAAAGGGAAGGAATGGGGAAAGGGAGAGGGATGGGCAAAGGGCAAAGGAGAGGCAAAGAGAGGGGGTTTGGCAATGGGAGAGTGATGGGGAATGCGAGTGGGAAGGGAAAAAGGAGAGGGATGGGGAAAGGAGAGGGATGGGGAAATGGGAGGGATTGGGAAAAGAGAGTGACGGAGAAAGGGATCG AGACAGGGATCAggaaagagagagagagggatGGAAAAGGAAGAGGGATGGGGAAAGGAAGAGGACCGGGCGTGGGACAGTTGGATCGGGAAATGGTGAAGAATTGGGAAATGGATCGGGATTCGAAAAGGGGGAGGAATTTGGGGGAAAAAAACGGAATGGGGGGAATGAAGGTGATGAGAAAAGGGAAAGGAGTGGGGAATGGGACAGAAATGGGTAA
- the LOC128242783 gene encoding uncharacterized protein LOC128242783 isoform X1 codes for MEVPGKKRDPDLDKGSADATVYCQPCEEGGKRAVAQGFCQTCEEYMCAPCVEYHKRLKMSRNHILLSKDKMPSFYPSTKKSAIGDTDYCNNHPKEMIKFYCPTHGDLGCGDCVVLDHRSCKVDYIADVAKEFVTGKSFRELEPSIKRAEDLLSGFISNVKELFGDVKNQSKVEIDKLRKFRAEINTYLDRREKELLDNIEKVKTEDENALTALKTDCELTKTGLEAMRTELTSGDVSVNQRYVASRRSQKELRRIYDNMEKMADRTNARKYQFTKDADTERLLGSKKGLGTLDVAGEFRKNIPVPDLSTVTWKNEADINVRASQDQETCIIIGLALLSPGIFLLTDHGNSCAKLVDATTRTVTSRLELPGMPWDVCALPDDQAAVTLQKKSIIQFLSTKGGQLSLGREIKVSPDCRGIAYNSNRLYVSYSSNPRIEVMALDGHILSTFQTVDGRQLFQCPIYLTVSASTPPTLYVSDSTAHAALQLSLDGKVLREYSDKKLEYPKSVVAVGPGQLLVCGPTTNNVMLLTERDGKMAEILGRKDGLAIPYSVSFCPHTRTLVVGMYGNDSLKVFSAN; via the exons ATGGAGGTACCCGGAAAGAAGcgtgaccctgaccttgacaAGGGTTCCGCTGACGCCACGGTCTACTGCCAGCCGTGTGAAGAAGGCGGTAAACGCGCTGTGGCCCAGGGCTTCTGTCAGACCTGCGAGGAGTACATGTGCGCTCCCTGTGTCGAATACCATAAGAGATTGAAGATGTCCAGGAACCACATTTTGCTGTCCAAAGATAAGATGCCCTCCTTCTACCCGTCAACGAAGAAATCAGCTATCGGCGACACGGATTATTGTAACAACCATCCGAAGGAGATGATCAAATTTTATTGCCCGACCCACGGCGACCTTGGCTGTGGTGATTGTGTCGTACTCGACCATCGCAGCTGTAAAGTTGACTATATCGCTGATGTGGCTAAAGAATTCGTCACTGGAAAATCATTCAGAGAGCTGGAGCCATCGATTAAACGTGCTGAAGATCTTTTATCCGGGTTTATTAGTAACGTAAAGGAGCTTTTTGGTGATGTCAAAAACCAGTCTAAGGTTGAGATAGATAAACTGAGGAAGTTCCGTGCAGAAATAAACACTTATCTAGACCGGCGCGAGAAGGAGTTGCTCGACAACATCGAGAAGGTCAAGACCGAGGATGAGAACGCGCTGACTGCACTTAAGACCGATTGTGAGTTGACGAAAACCGGACTTGAGGCCATGAGGACGGAACTTACTTCCGGTGACGTCTCGGTCAATCAGCGGTACGTGGCATCAAGGAGAAGCCAGAAGGAGCTACGGAGAATTTATGATAATATGGAGAAGATGGCTGATAGGACGAACGCCCGGAAGTACCAGTTTACTAAGGACGCGGACACGGAGCGGCTACTGGGTTCGAAAAAGGGCCTTGGAACACTTGACGTTGCGGGAGAGTTTCGAAAGAATA TTCCAGTTCCTGACCTCTCTACTGTGACATGGAAGAATGAAGCAGACATCAATGTCAGAGCGTCACAAGACCAGGAAACCTGCATTATTATCGGCCTCGCCCTGCTGTCTCCCGGTATCTTCCTTCTGACTGACCACGGTAACAGCTGTGCCAAACTGGTGGACGCCACCACCCGAACCGTCACGTCCCGACTCGAACTGCCAGGCATGCCCTGGGACGTGTGTGCGCTTCCTGATGACCAGGCCGCCGTCACCCTTCAGAAAAAATCCATAATTCAGTTCCTGTCTACGAAAGGAGGACAGTTGTCTCTTGGAAGGGAAATTAAAGTATCACCTGACTGTCGTGGTATTGCGTATAACAGCAATAGATTATACGTGTCTTACTCATCAAACCCGCGTATTGAGGTGATGGCATTGGATGGTCATATTTTAAGTACATTTCAAACAGTTGATGGAAGACAACTTTTCCAATGCCCAATATATCTGACTGTGTCAGCTTCCACACCACCGACCCTGTACGTGTCTGACAGCACTGCCCACGCCGCCCTCCAGCTGTCTCTAGACGGGAAGGTGCTACGAGAGTACAGTGACAAGAAGCTCGAATATCCCAAATCCGTGGTGGCGGTAGGTCCGGGTCAGCTGCTCGTGTGTGGGCCGACCACTAACAACGTGATGCTGCTGACGGAGAGGGACGGCAAGATGGCGGAAATACtgggacggaaggacggacttGCCATTCCCTACTCTGTGTCCTTCTGTCCCCACACACGTACACTAGTTGTCGGGATGTACGGAAATGACTCATTGAAGGTGTTTAGTGCAAACTGA
- the LOC128242783 gene encoding uncharacterized protein LOC128242783 isoform X2 produces MEVPGKKRDPDLDKGSADATVYCQPCEEGGKRAVAQGFCQTCEEYMCAPCVEYHKRLKMSRNHILLSKDKMPSFYPSTKKSAIGDTDYCNNHPKEMIKFYCPTHGDLGCGDCVVLDHRSCKVDYIADVAKEFVTGKSFRELEPSIKRAEDLLSGFISNVKELFGDVKNQSKVEIDKLRKFRAEINTYLDRREKELLDNIEKVKTEDENALTALKTDCELTKTGLEAMRTELTSGDVSVNQRYVASRRSQKELRRIYDNMEKMADRTNARKYQFTKDADTERLLGSKKGLGTLDVAGEFRKNIPDLSTVTWKNEADINVRASQDQETCIIIGLALLSPGIFLLTDHGNSCAKLVDATTRTVTSRLELPGMPWDVCALPDDQAAVTLQKKSIIQFLSTKGGQLSLGREIKVSPDCRGIAYNSNRLYVSYSSNPRIEVMALDGHILSTFQTVDGRQLFQCPIYLTVSASTPPTLYVSDSTAHAALQLSLDGKVLREYSDKKLEYPKSVVAVGPGQLLVCGPTTNNVMLLTERDGKMAEILGRKDGLAIPYSVSFCPHTRTLVVGMYGNDSLKVFSAN; encoded by the exons ATGGAGGTACCCGGAAAGAAGcgtgaccctgaccttgacaAGGGTTCCGCTGACGCCACGGTCTACTGCCAGCCGTGTGAAGAAGGCGGTAAACGCGCTGTGGCCCAGGGCTTCTGTCAGACCTGCGAGGAGTACATGTGCGCTCCCTGTGTCGAATACCATAAGAGATTGAAGATGTCCAGGAACCACATTTTGCTGTCCAAAGATAAGATGCCCTCCTTCTACCCGTCAACGAAGAAATCAGCTATCGGCGACACGGATTATTGTAACAACCATCCGAAGGAGATGATCAAATTTTATTGCCCGACCCACGGCGACCTTGGCTGTGGTGATTGTGTCGTACTCGACCATCGCAGCTGTAAAGTTGACTATATCGCTGATGTGGCTAAAGAATTCGTCACTGGAAAATCATTCAGAGAGCTGGAGCCATCGATTAAACGTGCTGAAGATCTTTTATCCGGGTTTATTAGTAACGTAAAGGAGCTTTTTGGTGATGTCAAAAACCAGTCTAAGGTTGAGATAGATAAACTGAGGAAGTTCCGTGCAGAAATAAACACTTATCTAGACCGGCGCGAGAAGGAGTTGCTCGACAACATCGAGAAGGTCAAGACCGAGGATGAGAACGCGCTGACTGCACTTAAGACCGATTGTGAGTTGACGAAAACCGGACTTGAGGCCATGAGGACGGAACTTACTTCCGGTGACGTCTCGGTCAATCAGCGGTACGTGGCATCAAGGAGAAGCCAGAAGGAGCTACGGAGAATTTATGATAATATGGAGAAGATGGCTGATAGGACGAACGCCCGGAAGTACCAGTTTACTAAGGACGCGGACACGGAGCGGCTACTGGGTTCGAAAAAGGGCCTTGGAACACTTGACGTTGCGGGAGAGTTTCGAAAGAATA TTCCTGACCTCTCTACTGTGACATGGAAGAATGAAGCAGACATCAATGTCAGAGCGTCACAAGACCAGGAAACCTGCATTATTATCGGCCTCGCCCTGCTGTCTCCCGGTATCTTCCTTCTGACTGACCACGGTAACAGCTGTGCCAAACTGGTGGACGCCACCACCCGAACCGTCACGTCCCGACTCGAACTGCCAGGCATGCCCTGGGACGTGTGTGCGCTTCCTGATGACCAGGCCGCCGTCACCCTTCAGAAAAAATCCATAATTCAGTTCCTGTCTACGAAAGGAGGACAGTTGTCTCTTGGAAGGGAAATTAAAGTATCACCTGACTGTCGTGGTATTGCGTATAACAGCAATAGATTATACGTGTCTTACTCATCAAACCCGCGTATTGAGGTGATGGCATTGGATGGTCATATTTTAAGTACATTTCAAACAGTTGATGGAAGACAACTTTTCCAATGCCCAATATATCTGACTGTGTCAGCTTCCACACCACCGACCCTGTACGTGTCTGACAGCACTGCCCACGCCGCCCTCCAGCTGTCTCTAGACGGGAAGGTGCTACGAGAGTACAGTGACAAGAAGCTCGAATATCCCAAATCCGTGGTGGCGGTAGGTCCGGGTCAGCTGCTCGTGTGTGGGCCGACCACTAACAACGTGATGCTGCTGACGGAGAGGGACGGCAAGATGGCGGAAATACtgggacggaaggacggacttGCCATTCCCTACTCTGTGTCCTTCTGTCCCCACACACGTACACTAGTTGTCGGGATGTACGGAAATGACTCATTGAAGGTGTTTAGTGCAAACTGA
- the LOC128242785 gene encoding uncharacterized protein LOC128242785, whose protein sequence is MAAPLRQTSYTLKNSVFLLLYRVHGVFFIRNKSIEVSPMMKKIMNKGNRKKTVAWSVPFNPEAQGTTVKTGAKSKIRYSDGVIRRTNWVGNVLEDTILQIFANGEMDVFVNIIKVEVVPSYSALKVWWEASGVQEKDKQTQQLLETQAGKLRHLLLQSQVCGQVPPVVFMRDISAARQKQIEELLHNLDTGPPDTETELDETEQDKLEQQEDWKRKQAWKSTGHSSDLVVKPGETDVERIEFKDKLFDNHEVDSNICEGVSYSFDQELSVEEKGVEGNDSKRVRTSDFKFRQDLYGLQHDSLMKKVLDSKLARRPLAAVEEKETFNMDRLVFKQDKKRAYKPFKVSKRRLERLERQTYGYNNYDD, encoded by the exons ATGGCAGCGCCCTTGCGACAAACCAGCTACActttaaaaaatagtgtttttttactGCTTTATCGTGTTCATggggtattcttcataagaaacaAGAGCATTGAAGTGTCTCCTatgatgaagaaaataatgaacaaagGAAATAG GAAAAAGACTGTAGCATGGTCAGTGCCTTTCAATCCAGAG gccCAGGGAACAACTGTCAAAACCGGTGCTAAGAGCAAGATACGGTACTCGGACGGGGTGATACGTCGAACCAACTGGGTGGGCAATGTGCTTGAAGATACCATCCTGCAGATATTCGCCAATGGGGAGATGgatgtatttgtaaacataatcAAG GTTGAAGTTGTTCCAAGCTACTCTGCACTGAAGGTTTGGTGGGAGGCGAGCGGAGTGCAggaaaaagacaaacaaactcAACAGCTCCTTGAAACACAGGCTGGCAAACTCAG GCACTTGTTACTTCAGTCTCAGGTGTGTGGGCAAGTGCCTCCGGTCGTGTTCATGAGGGATATCAGCGCAGCTCGCCAGAAGCAAATAGAGGAGCTACTTCATAACCTTGACACGGGGCCTCCAGATACGGAAACAGAGCTGGATGAGACAGAGCAAGACAAGCTTGAACAGCAGGAAGATTGGAAAAGGAAACAAGCATGGAAATCTACTGGGCATAGTAGTGATTTGGTGGTGAAACCAGGTGAAACTGATGTTGAAAGAATTGAGTTTAAGGACAAATTGTTTGATAATCATGAAGTTGATAGTAATATATGTGAAGGTGTATCATACAGTTTTGATCAAGAATTGAGTGTTGAAGAGAAAGGGGTGGAAGGAAATGATTCAAAAAGAGTAAGAACTAGTGACTTCAAGTTTAGACAAGATCTGTATGGGTTACAGCATGATTCCCTTATGAAGAAAGTGCTAGATAGCAAGTTGGCAAGAAGGCCCCTTGCTGCAGTAGAGGAAAAAGAAACATTCAATATGGACAGATTGGTTTTCAAGCAAGATAAGAAAAGAGCCTATAAGCCTTTTAAAGTATCAAAAAGAAGATTAGAAAGATTAGAAAGGCAGACTTATGGATacaataattatgatgattag